In the genome of Enterococcus hirae ATCC 9790, one region contains:
- the nadE gene encoding ammonia-dependent NAD(+) synthetase, whose protein sequence is MSLQEEIIQELGVKPTIDPQGEIRTSIDFMKAYLKKYPFLKTFVLGISGGQDSTLAGRLAQLAMEEMREETQDDRYQFIAVRLPYGEQVDEEDAKAAVEFIQPDVRLRVNIKPAVDAQVAELVAAGIEVSDFNKGNIKARQRMITQYAIAGGHAGAVLGTDHAAENITGFFTKYGDGGADLLPLFRLDKRQGKQLLQELGAPEKLYTKIPTADLEDGKPLIADEVALGVTYTEIDDYLEGKEVPTDAKQKIEAWWNKTQHKRHLPISVLDDFWK, encoded by the coding sequence ATGAGCTTACAAGAAGAGATTATCCAAGAATTAGGTGTCAAACCAACCATTGATCCACAAGGTGAGATTCGAACTAGTATTGATTTCATGAAAGCTTATTTGAAGAAATATCCTTTCTTAAAAACTTTTGTTTTAGGAATCAGTGGGGGACAAGATTCTACGTTAGCGGGACGTTTGGCTCAATTAGCAATGGAAGAAATGCGTGAAGAAACACAAGACGATCGTTATCAATTTATCGCTGTACGCTTACCTTATGGCGAACAAGTAGACGAAGAGGATGCGAAAGCTGCAGTTGAATTTATCCAGCCTGACGTTCGCCTACGAGTGAATATCAAACCTGCTGTCGATGCGCAAGTTGCTGAATTAGTCGCTGCAGGGATCGAAGTCAGTGACTTCAATAAAGGAAATATCAAAGCTCGTCAACGGATGATTACACAGTATGCAATTGCAGGTGGGCATGCAGGAGCAGTCCTGGGAACGGATCATGCAGCTGAAAACATTACTGGTTTCTTTACAAAGTATGGCGACGGTGGCGCCGATTTATTACCATTATTCCGCTTGGACAAACGTCAAGGAAAACAATTATTACAAGAACTAGGGGCACCTGAGAAACTTTATACCAAAATCCCAACAGCTGATTTGGAAGATGGCAAGCCGTTGATCGCCGATGAGGTTGCTTTAGGTGTTACTTACACTGAGATTGATGATTATTTAGAAGGTAAAGAAGTTCCAACAGATGCCAAACAAAAAATTGAAGCTTGGTGGAACAAAACGCAGCATAAACGACACTTACCTATCTCAGTGTTAGATGATTTTTGGAAATAA